In one window of Notolabrus celidotus isolate fNotCel1 chromosome 15, fNotCel1.pri, whole genome shotgun sequence DNA:
- the LOC117826624 gene encoding LOW QUALITY PROTEIN: succinate dehydrogenase cytochrome b560 subunit, mitochondrial-like (The sequence of the model RefSeq protein was modified relative to this genomic sequence to represent the inferred CDS: inserted 4 bases in 3 codons) translates to MLREDAISAFAVAALVLPGXLPYYLDLIHSLYVGPFLIGLAKFGIAFPXSYHTFNGIRHLWWXIGKGFKIPEVYRTGYTVIGLSVLTSIAIALL, encoded by the exons ATGCTGAGGGAGGATG cCATCTCTGCCTTCGCCGTGGCCGCCCTGGTATTACCAGG GTTACCCTACTACCTGGACTTGATCCACTCCCTGTACGTCGGACCCTTCCTCATCGGCTTGGCCAAGTTCGGCATCGCCTTCC TATCGTACCACACCTTCAACGGCATCCGCCACTTG TGGT ACATCGGAAAAGGCTTCAAAATCCCAGAGGTGTACCGCACCGGCTACACCGTCATCGGTCTGTCCGTCCTCACCTCCATAGCCATTGCTCTCCTCTGA